In Kaistella faecalis, a genomic segment contains:
- the folB gene encoding dihydroneopterin aldolase codes for MTSKIIFENLKIYAYHGVLPEETIIGTYFILNIEIHADLWKATETDHLEDTINYAEINAIVHEEMKIPSKLMEHAAGRMMTKIKNTFPEITFISVKMTKTSPPMQGEMDGVSVYFEKKF; via the coding sequence ATGACCTCCAAAATAATTTTCGAAAACCTGAAGATCTACGCTTACCACGGCGTTCTTCCCGAAGAAACCATCATCGGAACTTACTTTATTCTGAATATTGAAATTCATGCAGATCTGTGGAAAGCCACCGAAACGGATCATCTGGAGGACACCATCAATTATGCGGAAATCAATGCAATTGTTCATGAGGAAATGAAAATCCCTTCAAAACTGATGGAACATGCCGCAGGAAGAATGATGACAAAAATTAAAAACACCTTTCCGGAGATCACTTTCATCTCTGTAAAAATGACCAAAACCAGCCCGCCGATGCAGGGGGAAATGGATGGGGTAAGTGTTTATTTTGAAAAGAAATTCTGA
- a CDS encoding helix-turn-helix domain-containing protein — MNESLFSLAEHTNRSIFLTGKAGTGKTTFLNDFVRKTRKKHIVVAPTGIAAINAGGVTIHSMFGLPLRTFLPTTDRVDSNMANNIADLMHHFKYRKDKLKLLREIEIIIIDEVSMLRADVLDMMDFSLRHVRRNQQKFGGVQMLFIGDLYQLPPVVRDEYVLKQYYQSPFFFDSYALKELPLITLELTTVYRQKDEKFLEILNEIRDGEIRDIDFDTLNERYQPDFEPSDEPYVYLTSHNKMADEINRKKLAVLPGKARLYDAEIIGNFNENQYPNDEVLELKVGAQIMFIRNDASGEKRYFNGKLAEIVDVDEKEISVIIDGEDEIYKLKKETWEQKRYSLGEDKSIQEEVLGSFKQYPIRLAWAVTIHKSQGLTFDRLIIDAGKSFASGQVYVALSRCRTLEGIVLKSKITPEVIFSDKRVSKFQDETHANNRIEEILNTEKYDYSIRKIINRLDCKWMSTALMQWHNTASNAKILDKEKVKFLYQGIKPEAEKFNAIYEKFEKIIQQKTRKFINGDEEWSEIESKARGAVNFFFTHVNAKIFSPLKDFYAESKGVKGLKQYNEDFRVFLDDLEDYLNDLKDLYLLETKLFDTENDVKVTTKISKVPSHVLTFQLFEEGRTIPEIARDRGLVTETIYGHLAKFAEQGLLDLTRVFDKEKIKTFEKEFKKNIPHETLSDWKKVLPNDFEFNEIRILMNHYNHKKSK, encoded by the coding sequence ATGAATGAATCCCTCTTCAGTTTGGCCGAACACACCAACCGCAGTATTTTTCTCACCGGAAAAGCCGGCACGGGAAAAACTACTTTTCTAAATGATTTCGTGCGCAAAACCCGCAAGAAGCATATCGTGGTTGCTCCTACCGGAATTGCGGCAATTAATGCCGGCGGGGTAACGATTCATTCGATGTTTGGGCTTCCTTTGAGGACATTTCTGCCCACAACCGATCGGGTAGACAGTAATATGGCGAATAATATTGCTGACCTCATGCATCATTTCAAATACCGCAAAGACAAACTGAAACTGCTTCGCGAAATTGAAATCATCATCATTGATGAGGTTTCGATGTTAAGGGCAGATGTTTTGGACATGATGGATTTTTCTCTTCGGCATGTCCGCAGAAACCAGCAGAAATTTGGTGGAGTTCAGATGCTTTTTATCGGGGATTTGTATCAGCTTCCACCGGTTGTGCGAGACGAATATGTCCTCAAGCAGTACTATCAGTCTCCTTTTTTCTTCGACAGTTACGCGCTGAAGGAACTCCCGTTAATTACACTGGAACTTACCACCGTTTACAGGCAGAAAGATGAAAAATTTCTTGAAATTCTGAACGAAATCAGAGACGGAGAAATCCGGGATATCGATTTCGATACCCTTAATGAAAGATACCAGCCCGATTTTGAGCCTTCAGATGAGCCTTATGTTTATCTGACTTCTCACAACAAAATGGCCGATGAAATCAACCGGAAAAAACTGGCAGTACTTCCCGGAAAAGCACGTTTGTATGATGCTGAAATCATTGGTAATTTTAATGAAAACCAGTATCCTAACGATGAGGTTCTGGAACTCAAAGTGGGCGCTCAGATTATGTTTATCCGCAACGATGCAAGCGGTGAGAAAAGATATTTTAACGGTAAACTGGCTGAAATTGTTGATGTTGATGAAAAGGAAATCAGTGTCATTATCGACGGTGAAGACGAAATCTACAAACTGAAAAAAGAGACCTGGGAACAGAAACGGTATTCTCTCGGCGAAGACAAAAGCATCCAGGAAGAGGTTTTGGGAAGTTTTAAACAGTACCCGATTCGCCTGGCATGGGCAGTTACCATTCATAAATCCCAGGGTTTAACATTTGACCGCCTCATTATTGATGCGGGTAAATCATTTGCCTCCGGGCAGGTTTACGTGGCACTTTCCCGCTGCCGCACGCTTGAAGGCATTGTTTTAAAATCTAAAATTACTCCGGAAGTTATTTTTTCAGATAAAAGAGTGTCGAAATTTCAGGATGAGACTCATGCAAACAACCGCATCGAAGAAATTCTGAACACCGAAAAGTACGATTACAGCATCCGCAAAATCATCAACCGCCTGGACTGTAAATGGATGTCAACAGCGCTGATGCAGTGGCACAATACTGCATCAAATGCCAAGATACTGGATAAGGAAAAAGTGAAATTCCTGTATCAAGGTATAAAACCGGAAGCTGAAAAATTTAACGCCATTTACGAAAAGTTCGAAAAAATTATTCAGCAGAAAACCCGCAAATTCATTAATGGAGATGAGGAGTGGAGCGAGATTGAAAGCAAAGCCAGAGGTGCCGTTAATTTCTTTTTTACGCATGTGAATGCCAAAATATTCAGTCCGCTGAAAGATTTTTATGCTGAAAGTAAAGGGGTGAAAGGACTTAAACAGTATAACGAAGATTTCAGGGTTTTTCTCGATGATCTGGAAGATTATCTGAATGATCTGAAAGACCTCTATCTGCTGGAAACCAAACTTTTCGACACAGAAAATGATGTAAAAGTAACCACGAAAATCTCCAAAGTTCCGTCGCATGTTCTTACGTTTCAGCTTTTTGAGGAGGGCAGGACAATTCCCGAAATCGCAAGAGACCGCGGGTTGGTAACCGAAACCATTTACGGGCATCTTGCTAAATTCGCAGAGCAGGGATTACTTGATTTAACGAGGGTTTTCGATAAGGAAAAGATTAAAACCTTTGAGAAAGAATTCAAAAAAAACATTCCACACGAAACCTTATCCGACTGGAAAAAAGTACTGCCCAATGATTTTGAATTCAACGAAATACGGATTCTGATGAATCATTACAATCACAAGAAAAGCAAGTAG
- a CDS encoding pentapeptide repeat-containing protein has translation MISISDETFTKKDFTKTPLESGEYDNCVFSSCIFYESRLTEISFLNCVFTDCDLSLVKIESTAFREVEFNSCKMVGVDFEYANSFGLRFSFKNSNLSHAVFFQKDLRKTVFEHCILHETDFTQANLAESKFSYSDLSGSIFDRTHLEKADFREALNFSIIPENNFMKKARFSQHNLAGLLMHSGIEIS, from the coding sequence ATGATCAGTATTTCCGACGAAACATTTACCAAAAAAGATTTCACCAAAACACCTCTGGAAAGTGGTGAATACGATAACTGCGTTTTCAGCAGCTGCATTTTTTATGAAAGCCGTCTTACTGAAATTTCCTTTCTGAACTGCGTGTTCACCGATTGCGATCTGAGTTTGGTTAAAATTGAAAGCACCGCATTTCGGGAAGTTGAGTTTAACAGCTGTAAAATGGTCGGCGTTGATTTTGAATATGCCAACAGTTTCGGTCTGCGTTTCAGTTTTAAAAACTCCAACCTTTCCCATGCAGTCTTCTTTCAGAAAGATCTCAGAAAAACAGTTTTCGAACACTGTATTCTCCATGAAACCGATTTTACCCAGGCAAATTTGGCGGAAAGCAAATTCAGCTATTCAGATCTTTCGGGAAGTATTTTTGACAGGACTCATCTTGAAAAAGCAGACTTTAGGGAAGCTTTGAATTTCAGCATTATTCCGGAAAACAATTTCATGAAAAAAGCCAGATTTTCCCAACACAATCTTGCAGGATTACTGATGCATTCGGGAATTGAGATTTCCTGA
- a CDS encoding NAD(P)-binding domain-containing protein, translating into MKIAVIGCGWVGKKLAEYLTGRGHHVIATTTSPDKIQELKTVAAEVHLLDFSKDSESEFLNDTDAAIFSMPISRSSWFKGFEEMQNLFPKTILFSSTGIYPQENRIFSEKDTTNLRTDIAAAEKTVREKYPQTNILRFGGLMGGERTLQNFFRNREVSNPEKRVNYIHYEDILAIVELLINSDKASAIYNVVAPKHPAIGEILNREDGKSADSYDSGQRIISSELLIKEFNYTFLHPDPKFFSA; encoded by the coding sequence ATGAAAATTGCCGTTATCGGTTGTGGCTGGGTAGGAAAAAAACTGGCAGAATATCTCACCGGTAGAGGCCACCATGTCATCGCAACCACCACCTCTCCAGACAAAATTCAGGAGCTGAAAACGGTTGCGGCAGAAGTACATCTTCTGGATTTCAGCAAAGACTCGGAAAGTGAATTTTTAAATGATACGGATGCAGCCATTTTCAGCATGCCGATTTCACGCAGCAGCTGGTTTAAGGGATTTGAAGAAATGCAGAACTTATTTCCTAAAACAATTCTGTTCAGTTCCACAGGAATTTACCCTCAGGAAAACAGAATTTTCTCTGAAAAAGACACCACGAATTTAAGAACGGATATTGCTGCCGCGGAAAAAACGGTCAGAGAGAAATATCCTCAAACCAATATCCTCCGTTTCGGCGGCCTGATGGGCGGTGAAAGAACCCTTCAGAATTTCTTCAGAAACAGAGAAGTCAGCAATCCTGAAAAACGCGTCAATTACATTCATTACGAAGATATTTTAGCGATAGTGGAATTGCTGATCAACTCAGATAAAGCTTCGGCAATCTACAATGTGGTTGCCCCGAAACATCCTGCAATTGGAGAAATTTTAAACAGAGAAGATGGAAAATCAGCTGATTCATACGATTCCGGGCAAAGGATTATTTCCTCTGAACTTTTAATCAAGGAATTCAATTATACTTTTCTACATCCGGATCCGAAATTTTTCAGTGCGTAA
- a CDS encoding YihY/virulence factor BrkB family protein: protein MKYLKLTWELLKETFNEWNGGSASRDSASLAYYAIFSLPGLLIIVIWVAGLFFGDEAVRGQVTAQASGIAGKEIADSLQSMIVSAVWDNQNILMKIFGILTLIFGATTLFFEMQRSLNTMWDVEAAPKKAWRKYILDRANSFGMILIISFLLLTSLILSSVLGLANEWITRHFGLETFVLVQVLNFVVSFLVVMVLFALMFKVLPDVEISWRSVWMGAFVTALLFNIGKFLLGYYFEISKPTSVFGTAGTIILLMMWVNYSCQIVFFGAEFTKVYAYKMNHTIKPSRHAKWSAAKLLKDAMHKTDSNQSVG from the coding sequence ATGAAATACCTCAAACTCACCTGGGAACTTCTTAAAGAAACATTTAACGAATGGAATGGCGGCAGTGCATCAAGAGATTCTGCCAGCCTTGCCTATTATGCAATTTTTTCTCTTCCGGGATTGCTGATTATCGTCATCTGGGTGGCCGGTCTCTTTTTTGGCGACGAAGCCGTTCGCGGGCAGGTAACTGCACAGGCAAGCGGAATTGCAGGCAAAGAAATCGCCGACAGTCTTCAAAGTATGATTGTAAGTGCGGTTTGGGACAACCAAAATATCCTGATGAAAATATTCGGGATTCTGACTCTGATTTTTGGTGCAACTACCTTGTTTTTCGAGATGCAGCGCAGCCTCAATACCATGTGGGATGTAGAAGCCGCTCCTAAAAAAGCGTGGCGGAAATACATTTTAGACCGCGCCAATTCCTTCGGAATGATTCTTATAATTTCTTTCCTGCTCTTAACCAGTCTTATCCTGTCCTCGGTTCTTGGCCTCGCCAACGAATGGATTACACGGCATTTCGGTCTGGAAACTTTTGTCCTCGTTCAGGTCCTCAATTTTGTCGTCAGCTTTTTGGTGGTGATGGTGTTGTTTGCACTGATGTTTAAAGTTTTGCCTGATGTGGAAATTTCCTGGCGGTCCGTATGGATGGGCGCATTCGTTACTGCACTATTATTTAACATCGGAAAATTCTTACTCGGTTATTATTTCGAAATCTCCAAGCCGACTTCAGTGTTCGGAACTGCCGGAACCATCATCCTTCTGATGATGTGGGTAAATTACTCCTGCCAGATTGTATTTTTCGGTGCTGAATTCACCAAAGTTTATGCGTATAAAATGAATCACACTATTAAACCTTCGCGGCACGCAAAATGGAGCGCAGCTAAACTGCTTAAAGATGCCATGCATAAAACCGACAGCAACCAAAGTGTCGGCTGA
- a CDS encoding YicC/YloC family endoribonuclease, with product MILSMTGFGRSEGVFEGKKITVDIKSLNSKSFDLNIKMPVRYKEKEFEMRKVLNDSILRGKVDCYINLESLDDSGDVNINHDLVKAYIEDLKKISGDGPDFEYLKMAIRMPDAISTRPDELNENEWIFLNGLLKEAVTKFNSFRKTEGSNLHEELKRNIHNIESYLSQVTPYESVRLETIKEKYRSTLNEFDNIDETRFYQEMAYFTEKLDIAEEKVRLTQHLKYYTEVMENEDFNGKKLGFISQEIGREINTLGSKANHAEIQKLVVMMKDDLEKIKEQTLNVL from the coding sequence ATGATTCTATCCATGACAGGCTTCGGAAGAAGCGAAGGCGTTTTCGAAGGAAAAAAAATAACCGTAGATATTAAATCCCTCAACAGCAAATCTTTTGACCTGAACATCAAGATGCCCGTGCGGTATAAAGAGAAGGAATTCGAAATGCGCAAAGTACTCAACGACAGCATTCTTCGCGGAAAGGTTGACTGCTACATCAATCTTGAGTCTCTGGATGATTCGGGAGATGTGAATATCAACCACGATTTGGTGAAAGCTTATATTGAAGATCTAAAGAAAATCTCCGGCGACGGACCGGATTTCGAATACCTGAAAATGGCCATCAGAATGCCCGACGCAATCTCTACCCGTCCCGATGAACTGAATGAAAATGAATGGATTTTCCTGAACGGCCTTTTAAAGGAAGCAGTTACGAAATTCAACAGTTTCAGAAAAACTGAAGGCAGCAATCTTCATGAAGAACTCAAGCGCAACATCCACAATATTGAAAGTTATCTTTCACAGGTGACCCCTTACGAAAGCGTGAGGCTGGAAACGATTAAGGAAAAATACCGCAGCACGCTGAATGAATTCGATAATATTGACGAAACCCGCTTCTATCAGGAAATGGCCTATTTTACCGAAAAACTGGATATTGCTGAAGAAAAGGTAAGACTCACCCAACACTTGAAATATTACACCGAAGTGATGGAAAACGAAGATTTCAACGGCAAGAAACTCGGCTTCATTTCACAGGAAATAGGCCGCGAAATCAATACATTAGGTTCGAAAGCCAACCACGCCGAAATACAGAAACTAGTAGTGATGATGAAAGACGACCTTGAAAAAATTAAAGAACAGACCCTGAATGTTTTGTAA
- the nadA gene encoding quinolinate synthase NadA, with product MSTETLDKAKSNLPVRGFLKIDNLVIPQGEELVKAILELKKEKNAVILAHYYQPAEIQDIADFLGDSLQLARQAKDTDADMIAFCGVHFMAEAAKILNPTKKVVLPDTQAGCSLADGCSGEGLRAMREKHPNALIATYINCNAETKAESDIIVTSSNAETIIEALPKDRPIIFAPDKNLGAYLAKKTGRDMILWDGSCIVHEAFSMERIAKQLAENPDAKLIAHPESESAVLDLAHFIGSTSALLNYVEKDECQKFIVATEEGILHEMRKRAPHKELIPALVFDESCNCSECFYMKRNTMEKLYLCMKYELPEILIDEELRLKALKPIEAMLELSKTIK from the coding sequence ATGAGCACAGAAACATTAGATAAAGCAAAATCAAATCTTCCGGTAAGAGGATTTTTAAAAATAGATAATCTCGTTATTCCTCAGGGTGAAGAATTGGTAAAAGCCATTCTGGAACTGAAGAAAGAAAAAAATGCCGTAATCCTGGCCCATTATTATCAGCCTGCAGAAATTCAGGATATTGCTGATTTTCTTGGAGATTCCCTTCAGTTGGCGAGACAGGCAAAAGATACCGATGCAGACATGATCGCCTTTTGCGGGGTACATTTTATGGCGGAAGCAGCGAAGATTCTTAATCCGACTAAAAAAGTAGTTTTGCCTGATACACAGGCCGGCTGTTCGCTTGCAGACGGCTGCAGCGGTGAAGGTTTGCGCGCGATGCGGGAAAAACATCCAAATGCTTTAATCGCCACTTACATCAACTGTAACGCGGAAACCAAGGCTGAATCTGATATTATCGTAACGAGCTCCAACGCGGAAACTATTATCGAAGCCTTGCCGAAAGACCGCCCTATCATTTTCGCTCCGGATAAAAACCTCGGCGCCTATCTCGCGAAGAAAACCGGACGCGACATGATTCTGTGGGACGGAAGCTGTATCGTTCACGAAGCTTTTTCCATGGAAAGAATTGCGAAACAACTCGCAGAAAATCCGGATGCAAAATTAATTGCACATCCTGAAAGCGAATCAGCGGTTCTCGATCTGGCGCATTTCATCGGCTCCACTTCTGCGTTGTTAAATTATGTGGAAAAAGACGAATGCCAGAAATTCATCGTAGCGACCGAAGAAGGAATTCTGCACGAAATGAGAAAACGTGCTCCGCATAAAGAATTGATACCGGCCCTGGTTTTTGATGAAAGCTGCAACTGTTCCGAATGTTTTTATATGAAGAGAAACACGATGGAAAAACTTTATCTGTGCATGAAATACGAACTTCCGGAAATTTTAATCGATGAAGAACTCCGTTTAAAAGCGCTGAAACCGATTGAAGCCATGCTGGAACTGAGTAAAACAATAAAATGA
- the lnt gene encoding apolipoprotein N-acyltransferase, with amino-acid sequence MKYIILSLMSALLLSISWPTYGIPFFIFFALVPLLMMEHEISKFSKIKNKGSLIFALSYTCFIIWNIVTTGWLYGAKNPDGSHSLFAVVIPVLLNSLFYAFIFQLYHWYKNAQGTYWGLTFFVAIWMCFEKFHMSWELTWPWLNLGNVFADYPKIIQWYDTLGATGGSFWILLINVYIFYTLRIWEAGRKRKSLIINSSVLVIAIVVPMLISLVKYSNFDEKPIGSVNVLMLQPELDPYTEKYSKDSLTILNDLLTLAEVNSKGKIDYYIGPETSIPGYGSISENGFEQSILLNTVKDFLTKHPKSVFATGISSHRFYADESEKSETAYQTPQGVYVDSYNSAVQIIPNQKVEVYHKGKLVPGVEIFPYINVLKPLLGDAMLNLGGTTASLGVDKKRTAFGNPYNPGKLAPIICYESIYGEFVTDYVKEGANFLAIMTNDSWWGVTQGHQQLMAYARLRAIETRREIARAANSGISAHINARGDVTADTLYGDKTALYAKVNLYDGMTFYTRAGDLLSRISVFILGFLVVYTLIKKFQNRKKKG; translated from the coding sequence ATGAAGTATATTATTCTTTCATTAATGTCTGCTTTGCTTTTAAGTATTTCCTGGCCAACTTACGGAATTCCTTTTTTTATATTTTTTGCCCTGGTTCCGTTGCTGATGATGGAACACGAAATCTCCAAATTTTCGAAGATTAAAAACAAAGGAAGTCTGATTTTTGCCCTTTCCTACACCTGTTTTATCATCTGGAATATTGTCACCACAGGATGGCTTTACGGAGCCAAAAATCCCGACGGATCTCATTCCTTATTCGCCGTTGTGATTCCCGTTCTTCTCAACTCGCTGTTTTACGCATTTATTTTTCAGCTCTACCACTGGTACAAAAACGCGCAGGGAACCTATTGGGGACTTACATTTTTTGTTGCCATATGGATGTGTTTCGAGAAGTTCCATATGAGCTGGGAACTTACGTGGCCCTGGCTCAATCTGGGAAATGTTTTCGCAGACTATCCTAAAATCATTCAGTGGTATGATACCCTGGGTGCAACCGGCGGAAGTTTCTGGATTTTACTCATCAATGTTTATATCTTCTATACACTAAGGATCTGGGAAGCGGGCAGGAAAAGAAAGTCCTTAATCATCAATTCGTCGGTTTTAGTAATCGCAATTGTGGTTCCGATGCTGATCTCTCTGGTGAAGTACAGTAATTTTGATGAAAAACCAATCGGATCTGTGAATGTACTGATGCTGCAGCCGGAACTAGATCCCTACACCGAAAAATATTCAAAAGACAGTTTAACGATTCTGAATGACCTGCTAACGTTGGCTGAAGTCAATTCAAAAGGGAAGATCGATTATTATATCGGTCCGGAAACTTCAATACCGGGATATGGCTCAATTTCGGAAAACGGTTTTGAACAAAGTATACTTTTGAATACCGTAAAAGATTTTCTCACCAAACATCCTAAATCGGTTTTCGCGACAGGCATTTCCTCTCACCGCTTTTATGCGGATGAAAGTGAAAAATCGGAAACTGCTTACCAAACGCCGCAGGGAGTGTATGTAGACAGTTACAATTCTGCAGTTCAGATTATCCCGAACCAGAAAGTGGAAGTATATCACAAAGGAAAACTTGTTCCCGGAGTAGAAATCTTCCCATACATCAACGTACTGAAACCGCTTTTAGGCGATGCCATGCTGAATCTTGGCGGAACTACTGCGTCTTTGGGCGTTGATAAAAAAAGAACTGCTTTCGGCAACCCTTATAATCCGGGTAAACTGGCTCCGATCATTTGCTATGAAAGCATCTATGGCGAATTCGTTACTGATTATGTGAAAGAGGGCGCCAATTTCTTAGCCATTATGACGAATGATTCCTGGTGGGGTGTTACGCAGGGTCACCAGCAGCTTATGGCTTATGCAAGACTCCGTGCAATCGAAACCCGCCGCGAAATTGCAAGAGCAGCCAACAGCGGAATTTCTGCACACATCAATGCCAGAGGCGATGTCACAGCGGATACACTTTACGGTGATAAAACTGCGCTTTATGCAAAAGTTAACCTTTACGACGGCATGACATTTTATACCAGAGCCGGCGATTTATTGTCACGGATTTCTGTATTTATCCTGGGTTTTCTGGTGGTGTATACACTGATTAAGAAATTTCAGAACAGGAAGAAGAAAGGTTAA
- the gmk gene encoding guanylate kinase, with translation MNKVIIFSAPSGSGKTTLVRHCLEKFPQLEFSVSCTTRNPRGTEKNGIDYHFISPDEFRQKIAEDAFVEFEEVYTDKYYGTLKSEVERIWNTGKTVIFDVDVKGGISLKKYFGDQALSIFIMPPSIEELERRLVSRATDDTATIRTRVEKASEEMTFKDQFDKIVVNNDLNEAKTSVEQLLKNFLSA, from the coding sequence ATGAACAAAGTTATCATCTTTTCAGCACCTTCCGGAAGCGGAAAAACCACTTTGGTAAGACACTGTCTGGAAAAATTTCCACAACTGGAATTTTCAGTTTCCTGTACCACCAGAAATCCGCGCGGAACAGAAAAAAACGGCATTGATTATCATTTCATTTCTCCCGACGAGTTCCGCCAGAAAATTGCTGAGGACGCTTTTGTAGAATTTGAAGAAGTGTATACCGACAAATATTACGGAACCCTGAAGTCTGAAGTCGAGAGAATCTGGAACACCGGAAAAACCGTAATTTTCGACGTAGATGTAAAAGGCGGGATTTCCCTGAAAAAATATTTCGGAGATCAGGCGCTTTCGATTTTTATCATGCCTCCATCGATTGAAGAACTGGAGCGAAGACTGGTTTCCCGGGCAACAGATGACACAGCAACCATCCGCACAAGAGTGGAAAAGGCATCCGAAGAAATGACGTTTAAAGATCAATTTGATAAAATTGTGGTGAATAATGATCTGAATGAGGCAAAAACCTCCGTTGAACAACTTCTGAAAAACTTTTTGAGCGCATGA
- a CDS encoding gamma carbonic anhydrase family protein: MALIKELLGKTPQIGENTFLAETATVIGDVTMGKDCSIWYNAVIRGDVHFIKMGDKVNVQDNAMLHCTFEKFPLSIGNNVSIGHNAIVHGCTINDNVLIGMGAIVMDDCLVESNSIVGAGSVVTQGTHIKSGEVWGGIPARKIKDISSELLEGEVNRIANNYVKYSGWYKEE, from the coding sequence ATGGCTTTAATAAAAGAACTTCTGGGAAAAACCCCACAAATTGGCGAAAATACTTTTCTGGCAGAAACTGCGACCGTTATCGGCGATGTTACGATGGGCAAAGACTGCAGTATCTGGTATAACGCAGTAATCCGCGGCGATGTGCATTTTATAAAAATGGGCGACAAAGTAAATGTTCAGGATAATGCGATGCTGCACTGTACATTTGAGAAATTCCCCCTCTCCATCGGAAATAATGTTTCTATTGGTCATAACGCGATTGTTCACGGCTGCACGATTAATGACAATGTACTTATTGGTATGGGCGCGATTGTTATGGACGACTGTTTGGTTGAAAGCAATTCCATTGTGGGTGCCGGCTCGGTGGTGACTCAGGGTACGCATATAAAATCCGGTGAAGTGTGGGGAGGAATACCTGCGCGAAAAATCAAAGATATTTCTTCCGAATTACTGGAAGGTGAAGTGAACCGGATTGCCAATAACTATGTAAAATATTCCGGATGGTATAAAGAAGAGTAA
- a CDS encoding NifU family protein — MRQILIEPTENPKVMKFVADYNLIPGSLELDRNSDISEIPLAQELFNYPFIERIFITANFIAVAKQDSVEWEFVTESLKNIVEDQLIANPRIYQKKIQDIPLVFAEMTPNPMVMKFVSNKPLLNGFVEVKSREEAADVPLAQAIFHEYDFAKEVFISDNFVAVTKNVSVEWHEVMVAVRTFISEYLQNDGKISNLPPQKHANPVENLINRDYTENEQKISDILNEYVAPAVEGDGGKISLIEYDESTKTAKMLLQGACSGCPSSTATLKGGIENLLKQFVPELVENVEAVNG; from the coding sequence ATGAGACAAATTCTTATAGAGCCTACCGAAAATCCAAAAGTGATGAAGTTTGTTGCAGACTACAACCTGATTCCAGGATCTCTGGAGCTCGACCGAAACTCCGATATCTCAGAAATTCCGCTGGCACAGGAACTTTTCAATTATCCTTTTATCGAAAGGATTTTCATTACGGCCAATTTTATAGCAGTTGCTAAACAGGACAGTGTAGAATGGGAGTTTGTAACCGAAAGTCTGAAAAATATTGTTGAAGACCAACTCATTGCTAACCCAAGAATCTATCAGAAGAAAATACAGGACATTCCACTGGTTTTTGCAGAAATGACACCGAATCCTATGGTGATGAAATTCGTTTCGAATAAACCTTTATTAAACGGTTTTGTGGAAGTGAAATCCCGCGAAGAAGCTGCTGATGTTCCTTTGGCCCAAGCCATCTTTCATGAATATGATTTTGCAAAAGAAGTTTTTATTTCTGACAATTTCGTAGCAGTGACTAAAAATGTCTCTGTGGAATGGCATGAAGTAATGGTTGCCGTACGCACATTTATCTCAGAATATCTTCAGAATGACGGGAAAATCTCTAATCTTCCGCCCCAGAAACACGCCAATCCGGTTGAAAATCTCATCAACAGAGATTATACCGAAAACGAACAGAAAATTTCGGATATTCTGAATGAATATGTAGCACCAGCTGTAGAAGGCGATGGCGGAAAAATTTCACTAATTGAATATGACGAGAGCACCAAAACCGCAAAAATGCTGCTTCAGGGTGCATGTTCGGGCTGCCCAAGTTCTACCGCAACATTAAAAGGCGGCATTGAAAACCTCCTGAAACAGTTTGTACCGGAATTGGTAGAAAATGTGGAGGCAGTAAACGGATAA